A DNA window from Caretta caretta isolate rCarCar2 chromosome 7, rCarCar1.hap1, whole genome shotgun sequence contains the following coding sequences:
- the PGAM1 gene encoding phosphoglycerate mutase 1 produces MAAYRLVLLRHGESAWNLENRFSGWYDADLSAAGSQEAQRGGEALRDAGYEFDICFTSVQKRAIRTLWIVLDAIDQMWLPVVRTWRLNERHYGGLTGLNKAETAAKHGEAQVKIWRRSFDVPPPPMEPDHPFYSTISKDRRYADLTEDQLPTCESLKDTIARALPFWNEEIVPQIKEGKRVLVAAHGNSLRGIVKHLDGMSEEAIMELNLPTGIPIVYELDKNLKPIKPMQFLGDEETVRKAMEAVAAQGKAKK; encoded by the exons ATGGCGGCCTACCGGCTCGTGCTGCTGCGGCACGGCGAGAGCGCCTGGAACCTGGAGAACCGCTTCAGCGGCTGGTACGACGCCGACCTCAGCGCGGCCGGCAGCCAGGAGGCGCAGCGCGGCGGGGAGGCGCTGAGAG ATGCTGGCTACGAGTTCGACATCTGTTTCACCTCTGTCCAGAAGCGGGCAATCCGCACTCTCTGGATAGTGCTGGATGCCATCGACCAGATGTGGCTGCCTGTGGTGAGGACTTGGCGCCTCAATGAAAGGCACTACGGTGGCCTGACGGGTCTCAACAAGGCTGAGACAGCTGCTAAGCATGGGGAGGCCCAGGTGAAGATCTGGAGGCGTTCCTTTGACGTCCCACCACCTCCCATGGAACCGGACCACCCTTTCTACAGCACCATCAGCAAG GACCGTCGTTATGCCGACCTGACCGAGGACCAACTGCCGACCTGCGAGAGCCTGAAGGACACCATTGCCCGGGCCCTGCCCTTCTGGAATGAAGAGATTGTCCCCCAGATCAAGGAGGGCAAGCGAGTTCTCGTTGCTGCCCATGGCAACAGCCTGCGAGGGATTGTTAAGCACCTGGATG GCATGTCTGAAGAGGCCATCATGGAGCTCAACTTGCCCACTGGCATCCCCATCGTCTACGAGCTGGACAAGAACCTGAAGCCCATCAAGCCCATGCAGTTCCTGGGGGATGAGGAGACGGTCCGCAAGGCCATGGAGGCTGTGGCGGCTCAGGGCAAAGCCAAGAAGTGA
- the EXOSC1 gene encoding exosome complex component CSL4, with translation MAPPVRYCVPGERLCSLEEGAAGSGTYTRHGYVCAALAGCLVKTSEDGALPVVSVVRDAESQLLPDVGAIVTCKVCSINSRFAKVHILYIGSTPLKSAFRGTIRREDIRATEKDKVEVYKSFRPGDIVLAKVISLGDMQSNYLLSTAENELGVVVAHSEAGAQMVPISWCEMQCPRTHSKELRKVARVQPEFLQT, from the exons ATGGCCCCGCCGGTGCGGTACTGCGTCCccg GCGAGCGGCTCTGCAGCCTGGAGGAGGGCGCGGCGGGCAGCGGGACCTACACCCGGCACGGCTACGTGTGCGCCGCCCTGGCTGGCTGCCTGGTGAAGACGAGCGAGGACGGAGCG CTGCCGGTGGTGTCTGTGGTGAGAGATGCCGAGTCCCAGCTCTTGCCCGATGTAGGGGCCATCGTGACGTGCAAG GTGTGCAGCATTAACTCCCGCTTTGCCAAGGTGCACATCCTGTACATCGGCTCCACACCGCTGAAATCCGCCTTCCGAGGCACCATACG GAGAGAAGACATTCGAGCCACAGAGAAAGACAAG GTGGAAGTTTACAAGAGTTTCCGTCCTGGAGATATAGTCCTGGCTAAAGTG ATCTCCCTGGGGGACATGCAGTCCAACTACCTGCTGAGCACAGCAGAGAACGAGCTGGGCGTGGTGGTGGCTCACAGTGAAGCAG GGGCACAGATGGTGCCAATCAGCTGGTGTGAGATGCAGTGCCCCAGGACACACTCCAAGGAGCTCCGCAAGGTGGCCCGAGTGCAGCCGGAGTTCCTGCAGACCTAG